In Miscanthus floridulus cultivar M001 chromosome 19, ASM1932011v1, whole genome shotgun sequence, the DNA window ccttttggagagcagagcactagtcatagcacttggccagttactctatgtatctacaaccttcctccatggttatgtatgaagcggaagttcattatgatgccgatcctcatccaaggtccgaggcaacctggcaacgatattgatgtctatctgaagccattagttgaagaacttctagttttatggaacaaaccaggtgtacgtgtctgggatgagtacaaacaagaacactttgacctacgagcaatgttgttcgtaacaatcaatgattggcctgctttaagtaatctttcaggtcagacaaacaaaggatataatgcatgcacacattgttttgatgaccttgacagtatatatttgaaaagatgtcgaaaggtcgtgtaccttggccatcgtcgattccttccgttgaatcaccaagtaagaaagaaagggaagcattttaaaggtaagccagaccatcggaagaagcctcataaccgaaccggggaagatgtactcgcaatggtcaaggatgtgaaagtagtatttggaaagggacaaggcagtgaatctgttcccaaagatgctaagggacacgcacccatgtggaagaagaagtccatcttttgggagctaccctattggcaagtcctagaggtccgccacgcaatcgacgtgatgcacctaacaaagaatctttgtgtgaacctgttaggattcatgggtgtgtacgggaagccaaaggattcacttgaagcacgccaggacttgcagggcatgaaagaacgagacaatcttcatccagagaagacagatgatggacgtcattacttaagtcctgctagctacacgcttagcaaagaagagagggacaacatgttcgaatgtctaagcagcatcaaggtcccatcgggattctcctccaatataaagggtataataaatgtgccagataagaaattcctaaacttaaagtcccatgactgccacgtgcttatgacgcaattgcttccagttgctttaagaggaattctacctccacatgtacgtctagccaccgtgaagctatgtgcattcctcaatgcaatttctcagaaggcaatcaatccagtggaactagctactctacagaatgatgtggttcaatgtcttgtcagctttgagttggtgttccctccatccttctttaatatcatgacacacatcctagttcatttggtgaaggagattagtattcttggacctgtgttcttacataacatgttccccttcgagaggtttatgggagtcttgaagaaatatgtgaaagtccgttctaagcctgaaggaagcatcgcccagggctatggaacagaggaggtcattgagttctgtgttgactttattcctgaccttgccccgattggtgttcccgaatcacgacacgaggggcgactcagtggtaaaggaactttagggaagaaaacatatatcggcatggaagacgattatttcaataaagcacactacacagttcttcagaactcgtcattggtgcatccgtacatcgagatacataaggagttcttacgatccaaattttcagggaagactgaagcttggattaggcgtcagcacatggaaagtttcagtggttggttgcgaaaagaatgtcaaggcgatgacaatattgatgagcaactgtatttgttggctaggcagccatcgtggcatatcctcacgtaccaagggtacgagataaatgggaatacattttacacagttgcccaagataaaaggagcaccaatcaaaatagtggtgttcgcatagatggaacagatccaaatgggaatatacaaacatattatggccgcatagaagagatatgggaactagactacgcacctaattttaaagtccctttgttccggtgccaatgggtgaagctgaccggaggaggggtaacagtcgacaaagagtatggaatgacaacagtggacctcaacaatattgggtacaaagaggaaccattcgtccttgctgccgatgtgagtcaggtgttctatgtgaaagacatgtctacaaaatcaaagagaggaaaaaacgaagacatcaactcaatgatcaatgagccaaagcgccacataattctttctgggaaaataaatatagtgggaattgaagacaagtcagacatgtcagaagattacgaaagaaatgtccgaattccacccttcatagtgaagaaagatccaagcatcatgttaaatgatgaagacactccatggttacgacaagatcataaccaagggtcatacgtcaagaagaaattcactgttgtgcccgcatgatacaacgatgcatgtttaatatattatgttttagagacggatattatgtaatatgttatgactttgactctagtattatgaactctaaatgacttcaaattgaaaagttttgaataccaagtttgttaaactcaaaaagatctacaattgttgttttggtcaactttccatttgagaaagtttggacggttcaaatttgtgatttttaaatttcgacgcctacaaactagttttcgggaccctagattgtctcaaattgaaaagttttgaataccgagtttgttaagctcatcaatatatacaatccttatataggccattttttcatttgagaaagcttgaacaaaatgtagttcaaatttcacaagtgtgtgacatagttttagaaagtatatatgagattcaagaagttgtgactagtgtttgataaaaatttctcaaatgggaaaatgagctatgtaacaattgtagatctttctgagatgatcaaacttggtattcagagttttttcatctgaggtcatttagtgtctcatttgagcaagtttgaccaagtcaaatttggtcaaataaaaaaacaacactttgactctagtattatgaactctaaatgacttcaaattgaaaagttttgaataccaagtttgttaaactcaaaaagatctacaattgttgttttggtcaactttccatttgagaaagtttggacggttcaaatttgtgatttttaaatttcgacgcctacaaactagttttcgggaccctagattgtctcaaattgaaaagttttgaataccgagtttgttaagctcatcaatatatacaatccttatataggccattttttcatttgagaaagcttgaacaaaatgtagttcaaatttcacaagtgtgtgacatagttttagaaagtatatatgagattcaagaagttgtgactagtgtttgataaaaatttctcaaatgggaaaatgagctatgtaacaattgtagatctttctgagatg includes these proteins:
- the LOC136527075 gene encoding uncharacterized protein, whose amino-acid sequence is MTTGTGSSASCSVAKRLRPELPLIICGKCKQKIVMEYRVKRQGPNKGRVFYKCPDRDWEGNGCDGWYWEEDYATYVQNLGALEVAAAADEAIMSRHWMYNADRRSQDFIEGLHYFLGVAEANKRDGFMCCPCALCKNLKEYSSSMSLHSHLLKSGFMSNYICWTKHGESGVMMEEGEGEDLDIDDIIAQYGAFDDTTMGGDEEEVAVEDDLGDALGDAIRDAQQEWESEKEKVKFERMLEDHRKLLYPTAEEGQKKLGTTLELLQWKAKNGISDKAFGNLLNLIKKMLPKPNELPTTTYEAKKVVCPLGLKIQKIHACPNDCILYHGNEYENLDECPVCKASRYKIRRDDPGDVEGEQRPRKKIPAKVMWYAPIIPRLKRLFRNKDHAKLLRWYKEDRKVDNMLRHPADGSQWRAIDREFPEFANEARNLRFALSTDGMNPFGEQSTSPRQPGNDIDVYLKPLVEELLVLWNKPGVRVWDEYKQEHFDLRAMLFVTINDWPALSNLSGQTNKGYNACTHCFDDLDSIYLKRCRKVVYLGHRRFLPLNHQVRKKGKHFKGKPDHRKKPHNRTGEDVLAMVKDVKVVFGKGQGSESVPKDAKGHAPMWKKKSIFWELPYWQVLETDDGRHYLSPASYTLSKEERDNMFECLSSIKVPSGFSSNIKGIINVPDKKFLNLKSHDCHVLMTQLLPVALRGILPPHVRLATVKLCAFLNAISQKAINPVELATLQNDVVQCLVSFELVFPPSFFNIMTHILVHLVKEISILGPVFLHNMFPFERFMGVLKKYVKVRSKPEGSIAQGYGTEEVIEFCVDFIPDLAPIGVPESRHEGRLSGKGTLGKKTYIGMEDDYFNKAHYTVLQNSSLVHPYIEIHKEFLRQPSWHILTYQGYEINGNTFYTVAQDKRSTNQNSGVRIDGTDPNGNIQTYYGRIEEIWELDYAPNFKVPLFRCQWVKLTGGGVTVDKEYGMTTVDLNNIGYKEEPFVLAADVSQVFYVKDMSTKSKRGKNEDINSMINEPKRHIILSGKINIVGIEDKSDMSEDYERNVRIPPFIVKKDPSIMLNDEDTPWLRQDHNQGSYVKKKFTVVPA